Below is a window of Plasmodium brasilianum strain Bolivian I chromosome 14, whole genome shotgun sequence DNA.
caatattttttattttttcatccattatattataattattcttaaaaagagaaaagaaattaatattttcacatctgtccaaattttttatattacttaaatctctcatataattatattcgTAAAAACGAGGCGATAACTTACCAGTAAATTTTACATCAACATTGCATATGTTCTCTTCAATATGAACACACAATATATTCCAAAAATTATCATTGttgatttcatttttttctctttctctttcATATGTTGACATGGTAACATTCTCATCAATGAGCGTATTGCTCATAGACGCTTTGGGAATGTTCTGTTTACCTTCCTGTAATGACAGCGTgccataaaataaatttttcttttcattttcattataagtACTACCAATTATGCTGTATAAACACTTATATATAGTACTTCTAATAAGTGAGATATCAAATAGTTTTGatttaatagaaataatttttaatggaATTCCCATTAAATCGTAAGgattcatatattttgtccattctatattcataataatgCTCTCTAAACATGGTACAGAAGCACATGGCTTATTTTTTGCTACATTTAACCAAATACATTCAATGTATTTACATTTGAgtgttaataaataaattaacgaCGTTGAACATTTTAGTTGTATCCCACCATTTACTTTACTAAGCTTTATTAAAtgatttactttttttttctgtttatcTGGGCTCTTATACTCTCTCTGttccttttcatatttcattaactcctttgcatataaatattttatatcattttttagcAAGGCCTCTCCTCCTTTTCTAGTggatatgaaaaaattgtatttgCTAAAGTTTCTTTTATTGACTAGAAAAGCGAGAGGAAAAAGTCTCATTGTGCTTCGCTAAGTTCATTTACGTTtcgctatatatatatcgtttcattttattcatttagtTACCCGTTCGTTTATCAGTTCGTTTATCAGTTCGTTCATCAGTTCGTTTATTTatctgtttatttatttattttattttttttttttttttttcccattctACAAAATTGGATGATCATTTCATACGTGTACTTCTCCCTTtttcgaatttttttttttttttttgttgctCGTTCGCCAACTTTTCTCTTTCTAGCCACGTTGGGCATGTGTAAAAGCatctataaatatacatacatacatacgtatacatacatacatacgtatacatacatacatacatacatacatacgtatacatacatacatacatacatacgtatacatacatacatacacatatatatatatatatatgtacatatgtatgtcaTATGTGaggatatatacatattgtcACGTCACGTCGACTTATAATAGGAGGGCGAAAGACCACACTGTAGCTGGGCTTCTTATCTCatgaactaaaaaaaatgcagCTTACTTTTTTATCCCCCCAAccaaatattacatttatgtaaatacgttaaataatttttgttgcttgatgattttttttcctatacTGTACAGTACACACATGATAGAAAAACGGATGTACAGCTTTGGCGATGATTATTATTGGCTGGGTGAAGCGaagtgaaaaatgaaaaaagcaCATACGttcatatacacacacatacacatatatatatgcatacatgtgtgcatacatatgGATATATGCCTATTATAAGCCCATTTATTAGAAATTGGAAGGAAGGGTAccttattcatttatttgtaaattcgCCTATCCGCATACATTCTTTTATGCTTTAATATACCGGTGAATGTGCAAATGCAATGCAAAGATTTTCTAGCTATTTAGAATGTTGTATGAACAAGTAAATTGTAAAGCTTATTGTAGTGGTTAATTTGTGCCTTGCTATCTACCTAATATAGAAGGGCActggaaaaattataaaatgtttattatatatgtaacctTTTGGAGTTTTAACCAAGTTTAAATTTGCCTTGCTCTTTTCGCAAAAGGTAAAtagtatacatatttacatgaacatttatgcacatataaatacatacatacatatatatatatatatatatatgtacatacgtatatagcAAAAAGATAAACCGTTTCCACCATGTGAATGATACCTTTTACATATGAACAGTGTGTGTTCCTTTTTTCTAGCTATGCTAACAAAAgattgcatatatacatataagtgGGCAATTTATGTTCTTCGCTTTTGTGTGTAAATTACACGAGAACTTtcaaggaaagaaaaaaaaaatataaaataaaataaaataaaacatgcttattatttattcgttTCGAAGAGCATGAAACAACTCTACAATTTAAAAGTCCTTAtcattaaacatatttttcattaaccTTTACGTTTgcgtttatatttatattttcgcTTGCATTTtcttctctcttttttttttttatacgttATCTTAATTTCGTCATGagataaacaaaatttttattttataattgtataattttttaatatcataaatgtataattttataatattaaatgtattaaaaaaaaaattcattttgcGGATAATTCCGTTCACTttgtaattaatttaattctCCTGGTGCTTACTTAACTTTTTacgaataattataaaaaaaaaaaaaaaaagaagagataCAAACATGGAGCTAATTATGCACAAGCTTTTTTTGTAGATCCATTTACATCTTCATAGGGAACGTTACTTTTAATGGCAATTTTCATGTCTTTCTGCAAATTCGatttttattactacttactataaaataagaagaaaCAGTTTTAACATTTAAGCTTCCTTTTGTTGGCagaaatacacatatattccGGATGAATGGATTTGCTGTTCTTAACATTTGTGCCTTTATTATGGCGCAAATCAGTgtacatacgcatatatatacacgcatgcatacatatacatacatttacttacatatatacccatGTGCATGTTGCCCACCCGTACATGCACACATTTACGTACAATGCgcttcatttaaaataacgatactatttctttctttaaaGTACTGTTTCCTtaacttttcctttttgtataAATCAGGGGATATTACACATATTACcctttttcaaatttttatgcAAAAAGCGTTGTCAGGTAGTTTGTTGAATTAAAAGAGTAACACACACGGTTtatgcaaaatatatatggttGTATTCTCTTCTACTCCGCAACGCTCCTGTAAAAAGGATACAAAACTACACAATAACATACTTTTGTATTTCTTCAAAACAACTCTTTATTAAAAATCATTAAATTGTTTCTGCAAGTATTGTTGCACatgcaaaaatttataaaataatttaagaaGCCTCATTTTTAAGAGTCCTCATACATTTTTACCTAAACGCGTtcataaaatgaaaaggcGCTACAACTACAAAAGGACATATAGTGCATGTGATAATCCTCTCAAGCAAGCGAGGAGCTttcgtaaaaaatataaatgcatgTAAATCTGCATGCGCAAAAATTGAGCTGCAAAATATGTGAACGACGTATGAGTATGCAGATTGGTATGAAGCTACATGAATGTGCATACGAATAAGCATACTTATACGCATACAcattattagaaaaattgagaagataaaataaaacaaaaatacaaacattgtgacataaaagaaaaaaaaaaaatataatataatatattttattttattttattttaaattattaaattataaatagttaatttttttttaatttctgaTTGTTTTGCAACATTTCTAACTGTTTTGCAACATTTCTGACTTTTTTGCAATAATTCTGACTTTTTTGCAACATTTCTGACTTTTTTGCAACATTTCTGACTTTTTTGCATTAATTCTGACTTTTTTGCATTAATTCTGACTTTTTTGCAATAATTCTGACTTTTGCAATAATTCTGACTTTTGCAATAATTCTGACTTTTGCAATAATTCTGACTTttgcaatatatttttttttttttttttcctattctACATTAACACACTTCATACACCTgtcacaaaataaaaatataaagaacacaaaaataagaaaaaaaaagaaaaaaactcctctcatttaaataattttaagaatCTTTCTATGAAATTTTCGAGAGTTATATCTCAAACTTCTTAATCTGTTTTACACCAATTGTACATTTCACCTTTTCctcttttcatatattttcccACTTGTgcaaaatgataaatttatCAAGAGTGTCCATCCTTGTGCTAACTTTCCTAAGCAGCTTTTTACTTCCACAGAATGAGGCTTTAATCGAAAattcgcttttttttttttgcacccGAAAAAAAGCAGTTATGGAAATATATTCATCCAGAAGAAATATCGtgaaatgttaaaatataaggaCTCCGAAAATTGCGTAAATGACTTATTACacaaaaataacattaaattAATTGCTATTGATATAGATGGTACACTATCAGATGATACGGGTAAAATTAGTGACGAAAATTTAAATGCAATCCAGGTAGCTAAAAAATTAGgtataaatgtaattttcGCTACAGGTAAATTACGTAGTAATGCTTTAAAATTGTTTacacaaaaacaaaaagaaatttacaAAGTACACACAATTGATGGAATATTTTCAAATGGAgcttatttaaatataaagggATATGATTATGTATACCgaaatttcaaaataatggACTTAGAGTTCATTTTACTTGCATTGTcgacatataatatattaaaaaatgctGTTTTTTTAACTGTGGATTTTGCTTATGTATTTAATGATAGCCCCAATAAACaagaagatatatataaaaatgaattggAAGGGTTTAGATCATCAGtcaaatatgttaatattattgacAAAAGTTATAATGCTGTTCTCTTAAGTACTATTaaggatatttttttaattggtGATATTGTATCGGTAGAGATTTATACTAAATTATACCCTCATCAAGAACCCTTTAATGAACTATTTTCAGTgttatataaagaattagaaggtcattttaaaatatatacaccaCTTAATAAGGACAAAATAGTATTATCACCATTAAATACAGCTAAAGTACATGCAGCCCATTTATATTCACAATTTTATGATATCCACATTTCCGATGTTTTATCAATTggaaatgataataatgacgTGGATCTGTTAGCAGCTACTGGGTATTCTGTTGCTGTTAAAAACTCCACCACTCCTGCTATGAATGTAGCCAAATGTGTAAGCACAAAAACGAACAGTGAAAATGCAGTTGCTAACATTATTTACAAGGTTATTACGGGAAGGAGAATGTAAATGCGAGGGGACCCCcgcacatatacacataaacataCAAACATGCGTATAgaagcatatatatagaagcatatatatagaagcatatatatagaagcatatatatagaagcatatatatagaagcatatatatagaagcatatatatagaagCATGTATTTAGAAGCATATATTTAGAAGCATGTATTTAGAAGCATGTATTTAGAAGCATGTATATAGAATAATGTATATAGAATAATGTATATAGAAGCATGTATTTAGAAGCATGTATTTAGAAGCATG
It encodes the following:
- a CDS encoding haloacid dehalogenase-like hydrolase encodes the protein MLKYKDSENCVNDLLHKNNIKLIAIDIDGTLSDDTGKISDENLNAIQVAKKLGINVIFATGKLRSNALKLFTQKQKEIYKVHTIDGIFSNGAYLNIKGYDYVYRNFKIMDLEFILLALSTYNILKNAVFLTVDFAYVFNDSPNKQEDIYKNELEGFRSSVKYVNIIDKSYNAVLLSTIKDIFLIGDIVSVEIYTKLYPHQEPFNELFSVLYKELEGHFKIYTPLNKDKIVLSPLNTAKVHAAHLYSQFYDIHISDVLSIGNDNNDVDLLAATGYSVAVKNSTTPAMNVAKCVSTKTNSENAVANIIYKVITGRRM